Proteins from a genomic interval of Betta splendens chromosome 10, fBetSpl5.4, whole genome shotgun sequence:
- the jakmip1 gene encoding janus kinase and microtubule-interacting protein 1 isoform X1, protein MSSTTPPAAPPLKKGRKPERSEVMADPVQATNEELRSKIMDIQIELQQERGKVCKLRERLQEQRQARELEQHKHAVAITDLRAKLHEEKLREIAAAREALARQHDVELARAIKIRDAEVQRLQGLVNALRDGAADKLKNALLAEAREEARRAFDGERLKLQQEIQEQKTARKQAEEALANAVQADKAKAADLRTAYQQHQDEVHRIKRDCEKDIRRLMDELKAKNRVVGALERELGVQAGYAQKLQLQKEALDEQLGQVREAERYNHGSPKREVMPGLGDNPDLLNNQFLPSSSSPLPPAQQDTEERDIRRFQLKIAELHSVIRKLEDRNALLADERNELLKRVREAESQMKPMFEKNKRLSKKNDDLLQTLQRMEEKLKTVSRENAEMKEKASSPRPPSQQQLIQPQLKRPSSLTDLSHAHEEQEVEFLKLQVAEQRGIIDELMQERDRLVMSKKTKRKPFKLSKRHVVETYFGFDEESIDSETSSLTSYNTDLTDRTPATPEEDLEESVSREESELRFRQLTREYQALQRAYALLQEQTGGSLDAEREARTREQLQLELSSCQAKIMDLEKALAERGQDSKWVEEKQYLLRTNQELHEKIGVLQQAQSRLQAEVQDARDQNELLEFRVLELEERERRSPALNLHMSAFPENSSSALQIYCHQEGVKDVIIPELMKKLDILGDNGNLRNEEQVAVIQAGTVISLCEKWLKQIDSTEAALTQKMIDLENDKELFSKQKGFLEEELDYRKQALDQAYMRIEELEATLYSALQQEQPACQAVAESLTDRQREELRLAVDKLRRQILRQSRQYDSQILQERMELLQQAQQRIRELEDRLDMQKRQIKEIEEKHLFFGLKDRDCGPTSGVQVLRRRPRMKQNRTVFYAFVESSKTLWPF, encoded by the exons ATGTCATCAACCACCCCACCGGCGGCACCACCCCTTAAAAAGGGAAGGAAGCCTGAGAGATCGGAGGTGATGGCTGACCCCGTGCAGGCCACCAATGAAGAGCTGAGGAGCAAAATCATGGACATCCAaattgagctgcagcaggagaggggaaag GTATGCAAGCTGCGGGAGCGGCTCCAGGAGCAGCGGCAGGCTCGGGAGCTTGAACAGCACAAGCATGCCGTGGCCATCACCGACCTGCGTGCCAAGCTGCACGAAGAGAAGCTCCGCGAGATCGCGGCCGCTCGCGAGGCGCTGGCGAGGCAGCACGACGTTGAGCTGGCGCGGGCCATCAAGATCCGGGATGCTGAAGTTCAGAGGCTTCAGGGGCTTGTAAACGCGCTGAGGGACGGAGCagctgacaagctcaaaaatgccCTTCTTGCAGAGGCGAGGGAGGAGGCCAGGAGGGCCTTTGATGGGGAGAggctaaagctgcagcaggag ATCCAGGAACAGAAGACAGCCAGGaaacaggcagaggaggcgcTCGCCAACGCCGTGCAAGCGGATAAAGCCAAAGCAGCGGATCTCCGCACGGCGTACCAACAGCACCAGGATGAGGTGCATCGCATCAAACGCGACTGTGAGAAAGACATCCGTCGCCTG ATGGATGAGTTGAAGGCGAAGAACCGCGTGGTGGGTGCTCTGGAGAGAGAGCTCGGCGTGCAGGCCGGCTACGCCCAGAAACTGCAGCTCCAGAAGGAAGCTCTGGATGAGCAGCTGGGCCAGGTACGGGAGGCTGAGAGGTACAACCACGGCAGCCCCAAGAGGGAAGTCATGCCTGGCCTGGGCGACAACCCAGATCTTCTCAACAACCAG tttttaccttcctcctcctctcctctacCCCCTGCTCAACAGGACACCGAGGAGCGTGACATCAGGAGGTTCCAGCTGAAGATCGCAGAGCTTCACTCTGTGATCAGAAAGCTGGAGGACAGAAATGCACTGCTGGCCGACGAGAGGAATGAACTA TTGAAGCGGGTGCGAGAGGCAGAGAGCCAGATGAAGCCCATGTTTGAGAAGAACAAGCGCCTGTCCAAAAAGAACGATGACcttctgcagacgctgcagcggATGGAGGAGAAGCTTAAGACCGTGAGCAGGGAGAACGCTGAGATG aAAGAGAAAGCCTCCTCCCCTCGACCACCCTCACAGCAACAACTCATTCAGCCACAGCTGAAGCGGCCCAGCTCCCTGACAGACCTGAGCCATGCCCACgaagagcaggaggtggagttCCTCAAGCTGCAGGTTGCTGAGCAACGCGGCATCATTGATGAGCTCATGCAG GAACGTGACCGATTGGTGATGAGCAAAAAGACCAAGAGGAAACCATTCAAACTGTCAAAA AGGCATGTTGTGGAGACATATTTTGGATTTGATGAGGAGTCGATAGACTCCGAGACCTCTTCTCTCACATCCTATAACACTGACCTCACTGACCGCACACCTGCAACTCCAGAGGAAGATTTGGAAGAG AGTGTTTCCCGTGAAGAGTCAGAGCTTCGTTTCCGTCAGCTCACCAGAGAATACCAGGCTCTTCAGCGGGCCTACGCCCTCCTTCAGGAACAGACTGGAGGCTCCCTGGATGCCGAGAGGGAGGCCAGG ACAcgtgaacagctgcagctggagcttaGCAGCTGCCAGGCCAAGATCATGGATCTAGAAAAGGCCCTGGCCGAGAGGGGGCAG GATTCGAAGTGGGTAGAGGAAAAGCAGTACTTGCTCAGGACCAACCAGGAACTTCATGAGAAG atcGGTGTGTTGCAGCAGGCCCAGTCGCGGCTGCAGGCTGAAGTCCAGGATGCCCGGGACCAGAACGAGCTGCTGGAGTTCAGGGTGCTAGAACTGGAA GAGAGGGAGCGCAGATCTCCTGCCCTCAACCTGCACATGTCTGCGTTCcctgagaacagcagcagtgcCCTGCAGATCTACTGCCACCAGGAGGGAGTCAAG GATGTAATTATTCCTGAGCTGATGAAGAAACTGGATATCTTGGGGGATAATGGG AATCTCAGAAATGAAGAGCAGGTAGCTGTGATCCAGGCCGGAACCGTGATCTCTCTGTGTGAAAAG TGGCTGAAGCAAATAGACAGCACCGAGGCCGCTTTGACACAGAAGATGATTGATCTGGAAAATGACAAG GAGCTGTTTAGTAAGCAGAAAGGATTCcttgaggaggagctggactacAGGAAGCAGGCCTTGGACCAGGCATATATG AGgatcgaggagctggaggccacgCTGTATAGcgctctgcagcaggagcagccggCATGCCAGGCGGTGGCCGAGtcgctgacagacaggcagagggaggagctgaggctaGCCGTGGACAAACTGCGGCGTCAGATTCTCCGGCAGAGCCGGCAGTATGACAGTCAGATCTTACAGGAGCGCATGGAGCTCCTACAGCAGGCCCAGCAG AGAATTagagagctggaggacaggCTTGACATGCAAAAGAGACAAATAAAGGAAATAGAAGAAAAG cATTTATTCTTTGGCCTTAAAGACAG
- the jakmip1 gene encoding janus kinase and microtubule-interacting protein 1 isoform X4, with protein sequence MSSTTPPAAPPLKKGRKPERSEVMADPVQATNEELRSKIMDIQIELQQERGKVCKLRERLQEQRQARELEQHKHAVAITDLRAKLHEEKLREIAAAREALARQHDVELARAIKIRDAEVQRLQGLVNALRDGAADKLKNALLAEAREEARRAFDGERLKLQQEIQEQKTARKQAEEALANAVQADKAKAADLRTAYQQHQDEVHRIKRDCEKDIRRLMDELKAKNRVVGALERELGVQAGYAQKLQLQKEALDEQLGQVREAERYNHGSPKREVMPGLGDNPDLLNNQFLPSSSSPLPPAQQDTEERDIRRFQLKIAELHSVIRKLEDRNALLADERNELLKRVREAESQMKPMFEKNKRLSKKNDDLLQTLQRMEEKLKTVSRENAEMKEKASSPRPPSQQQLIQPQLKRPSSLTDLSHAHEEQEVEFLKLQVAEQRGIIDELMQERDRLVMSKKTKRKPFKLSKRHVVETYFGFDEESIDSETSSLTSYNTDLTDRTPATPEEDLEESVSREESELRFRQLTREYQALQRAYALLQEQTGGSLDAEREARTREQLQLELSSCQAKIMDLEKALAERGQDSKWVEEKQYLLRTNQELHEKIGVLQQAQSRLQAEVQDARDQNELLEFRVLELEERERRSPALNLHMSAFPENSSSALQIYCHQEGVKDVIIPELMKKLDILGDNGNLRNEEQVAVIQAGTVISLCEKWLKQIDSTEAALTQKMIDLENDKELFSKQKGFLEEELDYRKQALDQAYMRIRELEDRLDMQKRQIKEIEEKHLFFGLKDRDCGPTSGVQVLRRRPRMKQNRTVFYAFVESSKTLWPF encoded by the exons ATGTCATCAACCACCCCACCGGCGGCACCACCCCTTAAAAAGGGAAGGAAGCCTGAGAGATCGGAGGTGATGGCTGACCCCGTGCAGGCCACCAATGAAGAGCTGAGGAGCAAAATCATGGACATCCAaattgagctgcagcaggagaggggaaag GTATGCAAGCTGCGGGAGCGGCTCCAGGAGCAGCGGCAGGCTCGGGAGCTTGAACAGCACAAGCATGCCGTGGCCATCACCGACCTGCGTGCCAAGCTGCACGAAGAGAAGCTCCGCGAGATCGCGGCCGCTCGCGAGGCGCTGGCGAGGCAGCACGACGTTGAGCTGGCGCGGGCCATCAAGATCCGGGATGCTGAAGTTCAGAGGCTTCAGGGGCTTGTAAACGCGCTGAGGGACGGAGCagctgacaagctcaaaaatgccCTTCTTGCAGAGGCGAGGGAGGAGGCCAGGAGGGCCTTTGATGGGGAGAggctaaagctgcagcaggag ATCCAGGAACAGAAGACAGCCAGGaaacaggcagaggaggcgcTCGCCAACGCCGTGCAAGCGGATAAAGCCAAAGCAGCGGATCTCCGCACGGCGTACCAACAGCACCAGGATGAGGTGCATCGCATCAAACGCGACTGTGAGAAAGACATCCGTCGCCTG ATGGATGAGTTGAAGGCGAAGAACCGCGTGGTGGGTGCTCTGGAGAGAGAGCTCGGCGTGCAGGCCGGCTACGCCCAGAAACTGCAGCTCCAGAAGGAAGCTCTGGATGAGCAGCTGGGCCAGGTACGGGAGGCTGAGAGGTACAACCACGGCAGCCCCAAGAGGGAAGTCATGCCTGGCCTGGGCGACAACCCAGATCTTCTCAACAACCAG tttttaccttcctcctcctctcctctacCCCCTGCTCAACAGGACACCGAGGAGCGTGACATCAGGAGGTTCCAGCTGAAGATCGCAGAGCTTCACTCTGTGATCAGAAAGCTGGAGGACAGAAATGCACTGCTGGCCGACGAGAGGAATGAACTA TTGAAGCGGGTGCGAGAGGCAGAGAGCCAGATGAAGCCCATGTTTGAGAAGAACAAGCGCCTGTCCAAAAAGAACGATGACcttctgcagacgctgcagcggATGGAGGAGAAGCTTAAGACCGTGAGCAGGGAGAACGCTGAGATG aAAGAGAAAGCCTCCTCCCCTCGACCACCCTCACAGCAACAACTCATTCAGCCACAGCTGAAGCGGCCCAGCTCCCTGACAGACCTGAGCCATGCCCACgaagagcaggaggtggagttCCTCAAGCTGCAGGTTGCTGAGCAACGCGGCATCATTGATGAGCTCATGCAG GAACGTGACCGATTGGTGATGAGCAAAAAGACCAAGAGGAAACCATTCAAACTGTCAAAA AGGCATGTTGTGGAGACATATTTTGGATTTGATGAGGAGTCGATAGACTCCGAGACCTCTTCTCTCACATCCTATAACACTGACCTCACTGACCGCACACCTGCAACTCCAGAGGAAGATTTGGAAGAG AGTGTTTCCCGTGAAGAGTCAGAGCTTCGTTTCCGTCAGCTCACCAGAGAATACCAGGCTCTTCAGCGGGCCTACGCCCTCCTTCAGGAACAGACTGGAGGCTCCCTGGATGCCGAGAGGGAGGCCAGG ACAcgtgaacagctgcagctggagcttaGCAGCTGCCAGGCCAAGATCATGGATCTAGAAAAGGCCCTGGCCGAGAGGGGGCAG GATTCGAAGTGGGTAGAGGAAAAGCAGTACTTGCTCAGGACCAACCAGGAACTTCATGAGAAG atcGGTGTGTTGCAGCAGGCCCAGTCGCGGCTGCAGGCTGAAGTCCAGGATGCCCGGGACCAGAACGAGCTGCTGGAGTTCAGGGTGCTAGAACTGGAA GAGAGGGAGCGCAGATCTCCTGCCCTCAACCTGCACATGTCTGCGTTCcctgagaacagcagcagtgcCCTGCAGATCTACTGCCACCAGGAGGGAGTCAAG GATGTAATTATTCCTGAGCTGATGAAGAAACTGGATATCTTGGGGGATAATGGG AATCTCAGAAATGAAGAGCAGGTAGCTGTGATCCAGGCCGGAACCGTGATCTCTCTGTGTGAAAAG TGGCTGAAGCAAATAGACAGCACCGAGGCCGCTTTGACACAGAAGATGATTGATCTGGAAAATGACAAG GAGCTGTTTAGTAAGCAGAAAGGATTCcttgaggaggagctggactacAGGAAGCAGGCCTTGGACCAGGCATATATG AGAATTagagagctggaggacaggCTTGACATGCAAAAGAGACAAATAAAGGAAATAGAAGAAAAG cATTTATTCTTTGGCCTTAAAGACAG
- the jakmip1 gene encoding janus kinase and microtubule-interacting protein 1 isoform X2, which produces MSSTTPPAAPPLKKGRKPERSEVMADPVQATNEELRSKIMDIQIELQQERGKVCKLRERLQEQRQARELEQHKHAVAITDLRAKLHEEKLREIAAAREALARQHDVELARAIKIRDAEVQRLQGLVNALRDGAADKLKNALLAEAREEARRAFDGERLKLQQEIQEQKTARKQAEEALANAVQADKAKAADLRTAYQQHQDEVHRIKRDCEKDIRRLMDELKAKNRVVGALERELGVQAGYAQKLQLQKEALDEQLGQVREAERYNHGSPKREVMPGLGDNPDLLNNQFLPSSSSPLPPAQQDTEERDIRRFQLKIAELHSVIRKLEDRNALLADERNELLKRVREAESQMKPMFEKNKRLSKKNDDLLQTLQRMEEKLKTVSRENAEMKEKASSPRPPSQQQLIQPQLKRPSSLTDLSHAHEEQEVEFLKLQVAEQRGIIDELMQERDRLVMSKKTKRKPFKLSKRHVVETYFGFDEESIDSETSSLTSYNTDLTDRTPATPEEDLEESVSREESELRFRQLTREYQALQRAYALLQEQTGGSLDAEREARTREQLQLELSSCQAKIMDLEKALAERGQDSKWVEEKQYLLRTNQELHEKIGVLQQAQSRLQAEVQDARDQNELLEFRVLELEERERRSPALNLHMSAFPENSSSALQIYCHQEGVKDVIIPELMKKLDILGDNGNLRNEEQVAVIQAGTVISLCEKWLKQIDSTEAALTQKMIDLENDKELFSKQKGFLEEELDYRKQALDQAYMRIEELEATLYSALQQEQPACQAVAESLTDRQREELRLAVDKLRRQILRQSRQYDSQILQERMELLQQAQQRIRELEDRLDMQKRQIKEIEEKFLFLFLFFSLAFILWP; this is translated from the exons ATGTCATCAACCACCCCACCGGCGGCACCACCCCTTAAAAAGGGAAGGAAGCCTGAGAGATCGGAGGTGATGGCTGACCCCGTGCAGGCCACCAATGAAGAGCTGAGGAGCAAAATCATGGACATCCAaattgagctgcagcaggagaggggaaag GTATGCAAGCTGCGGGAGCGGCTCCAGGAGCAGCGGCAGGCTCGGGAGCTTGAACAGCACAAGCATGCCGTGGCCATCACCGACCTGCGTGCCAAGCTGCACGAAGAGAAGCTCCGCGAGATCGCGGCCGCTCGCGAGGCGCTGGCGAGGCAGCACGACGTTGAGCTGGCGCGGGCCATCAAGATCCGGGATGCTGAAGTTCAGAGGCTTCAGGGGCTTGTAAACGCGCTGAGGGACGGAGCagctgacaagctcaaaaatgccCTTCTTGCAGAGGCGAGGGAGGAGGCCAGGAGGGCCTTTGATGGGGAGAggctaaagctgcagcaggag ATCCAGGAACAGAAGACAGCCAGGaaacaggcagaggaggcgcTCGCCAACGCCGTGCAAGCGGATAAAGCCAAAGCAGCGGATCTCCGCACGGCGTACCAACAGCACCAGGATGAGGTGCATCGCATCAAACGCGACTGTGAGAAAGACATCCGTCGCCTG ATGGATGAGTTGAAGGCGAAGAACCGCGTGGTGGGTGCTCTGGAGAGAGAGCTCGGCGTGCAGGCCGGCTACGCCCAGAAACTGCAGCTCCAGAAGGAAGCTCTGGATGAGCAGCTGGGCCAGGTACGGGAGGCTGAGAGGTACAACCACGGCAGCCCCAAGAGGGAAGTCATGCCTGGCCTGGGCGACAACCCAGATCTTCTCAACAACCAG tttttaccttcctcctcctctcctctacCCCCTGCTCAACAGGACACCGAGGAGCGTGACATCAGGAGGTTCCAGCTGAAGATCGCAGAGCTTCACTCTGTGATCAGAAAGCTGGAGGACAGAAATGCACTGCTGGCCGACGAGAGGAATGAACTA TTGAAGCGGGTGCGAGAGGCAGAGAGCCAGATGAAGCCCATGTTTGAGAAGAACAAGCGCCTGTCCAAAAAGAACGATGACcttctgcagacgctgcagcggATGGAGGAGAAGCTTAAGACCGTGAGCAGGGAGAACGCTGAGATG aAAGAGAAAGCCTCCTCCCCTCGACCACCCTCACAGCAACAACTCATTCAGCCACAGCTGAAGCGGCCCAGCTCCCTGACAGACCTGAGCCATGCCCACgaagagcaggaggtggagttCCTCAAGCTGCAGGTTGCTGAGCAACGCGGCATCATTGATGAGCTCATGCAG GAACGTGACCGATTGGTGATGAGCAAAAAGACCAAGAGGAAACCATTCAAACTGTCAAAA AGGCATGTTGTGGAGACATATTTTGGATTTGATGAGGAGTCGATAGACTCCGAGACCTCTTCTCTCACATCCTATAACACTGACCTCACTGACCGCACACCTGCAACTCCAGAGGAAGATTTGGAAGAG AGTGTTTCCCGTGAAGAGTCAGAGCTTCGTTTCCGTCAGCTCACCAGAGAATACCAGGCTCTTCAGCGGGCCTACGCCCTCCTTCAGGAACAGACTGGAGGCTCCCTGGATGCCGAGAGGGAGGCCAGG ACAcgtgaacagctgcagctggagcttaGCAGCTGCCAGGCCAAGATCATGGATCTAGAAAAGGCCCTGGCCGAGAGGGGGCAG GATTCGAAGTGGGTAGAGGAAAAGCAGTACTTGCTCAGGACCAACCAGGAACTTCATGAGAAG atcGGTGTGTTGCAGCAGGCCCAGTCGCGGCTGCAGGCTGAAGTCCAGGATGCCCGGGACCAGAACGAGCTGCTGGAGTTCAGGGTGCTAGAACTGGAA GAGAGGGAGCGCAGATCTCCTGCCCTCAACCTGCACATGTCTGCGTTCcctgagaacagcagcagtgcCCTGCAGATCTACTGCCACCAGGAGGGAGTCAAG GATGTAATTATTCCTGAGCTGATGAAGAAACTGGATATCTTGGGGGATAATGGG AATCTCAGAAATGAAGAGCAGGTAGCTGTGATCCAGGCCGGAACCGTGATCTCTCTGTGTGAAAAG TGGCTGAAGCAAATAGACAGCACCGAGGCCGCTTTGACACAGAAGATGATTGATCTGGAAAATGACAAG GAGCTGTTTAGTAAGCAGAAAGGATTCcttgaggaggagctggactacAGGAAGCAGGCCTTGGACCAGGCATATATG AGgatcgaggagctggaggccacgCTGTATAGcgctctgcagcaggagcagccggCATGCCAGGCGGTGGCCGAGtcgctgacagacaggcagagggaggagctgaggctaGCCGTGGACAAACTGCGGCGTCAGATTCTCCGGCAGAGCCGGCAGTATGACAGTCAGATCTTACAGGAGCGCATGGAGCTCCTACAGCAGGCCCAGCAG AGAATTagagagctggaggacaggCTTGACATGCAAAAGAGACAAATAAAGGAAATAGAAGAAAAG tttttgttcctttttttgtttttctctttagcATTTATTCTTTGGCCTTAA
- the jakmip1 gene encoding janus kinase and microtubule-interacting protein 1 isoform X5: MSSTTPPAAPPLKKGRKPERSEVMADPVQATNEELRSKIMDIQIELQQERGKVCKLRERLQEQRQARELEQHKHAVAITDLRAKLHEEKLREIAAAREALARQHDVELARAIKIRDAEVQRLQGLVNALRDGAADKLKNALLAEAREEARRAFDGERLKLQQEIQEQKTARKQAEEALANAVQADKAKAADLRTAYQQHQDEVHRIKRDCEKDIRRLMDELKAKNRVVGALERELGVQAGYAQKLQLQKEALDEQLGQVREAERYNHGSPKREVMPGLGDNPDLLNNQFLPSSSSPLPPAQQDTEERDIRRFQLKIAELHSVIRKLEDRNALLADERNELLKRVREAESQMKPMFEKNKRLSKKNDDLLQTLQRMEEKLKTVSRENAEMKEKASSPRPPSQQQLIQPQLKRPSSLTDLSHAHEEQEVEFLKLQVAEQRGIIDELMQERDRLVMSKKTKRKPFKLSKRHVVETYFGFDEESIDSETSSLTSYNTDLTDRTPATPEEDLEESVSREESELRFRQLTREYQALQRAYALLQEQTGGSLDAEREARTREQLQLELSSCQAKIMDLEKALAERGQDSKWVEEKQYLLRTNQELHEKIGVLQQAQSRLQAEVQDARDQNELLEFRVLELEERERRSPALNLHMSAFPENSSSALQIYCHQEGVKDVIIPELMKKLDILGDNGNLRNEEQVAVIQAGTVISLCEKWLKQIDSTEAALTQKMIDLENDKELFSKQKGFLEEELDYRKQALDQAYMRIRELEDRLDMQKRQIKEIEEKFLFLFLFFSLAFILWP, from the exons ATGTCATCAACCACCCCACCGGCGGCACCACCCCTTAAAAAGGGAAGGAAGCCTGAGAGATCGGAGGTGATGGCTGACCCCGTGCAGGCCACCAATGAAGAGCTGAGGAGCAAAATCATGGACATCCAaattgagctgcagcaggagaggggaaag GTATGCAAGCTGCGGGAGCGGCTCCAGGAGCAGCGGCAGGCTCGGGAGCTTGAACAGCACAAGCATGCCGTGGCCATCACCGACCTGCGTGCCAAGCTGCACGAAGAGAAGCTCCGCGAGATCGCGGCCGCTCGCGAGGCGCTGGCGAGGCAGCACGACGTTGAGCTGGCGCGGGCCATCAAGATCCGGGATGCTGAAGTTCAGAGGCTTCAGGGGCTTGTAAACGCGCTGAGGGACGGAGCagctgacaagctcaaaaatgccCTTCTTGCAGAGGCGAGGGAGGAGGCCAGGAGGGCCTTTGATGGGGAGAggctaaagctgcagcaggag ATCCAGGAACAGAAGACAGCCAGGaaacaggcagaggaggcgcTCGCCAACGCCGTGCAAGCGGATAAAGCCAAAGCAGCGGATCTCCGCACGGCGTACCAACAGCACCAGGATGAGGTGCATCGCATCAAACGCGACTGTGAGAAAGACATCCGTCGCCTG ATGGATGAGTTGAAGGCGAAGAACCGCGTGGTGGGTGCTCTGGAGAGAGAGCTCGGCGTGCAGGCCGGCTACGCCCAGAAACTGCAGCTCCAGAAGGAAGCTCTGGATGAGCAGCTGGGCCAGGTACGGGAGGCTGAGAGGTACAACCACGGCAGCCCCAAGAGGGAAGTCATGCCTGGCCTGGGCGACAACCCAGATCTTCTCAACAACCAG tttttaccttcctcctcctctcctctacCCCCTGCTCAACAGGACACCGAGGAGCGTGACATCAGGAGGTTCCAGCTGAAGATCGCAGAGCTTCACTCTGTGATCAGAAAGCTGGAGGACAGAAATGCACTGCTGGCCGACGAGAGGAATGAACTA TTGAAGCGGGTGCGAGAGGCAGAGAGCCAGATGAAGCCCATGTTTGAGAAGAACAAGCGCCTGTCCAAAAAGAACGATGACcttctgcagacgctgcagcggATGGAGGAGAAGCTTAAGACCGTGAGCAGGGAGAACGCTGAGATG aAAGAGAAAGCCTCCTCCCCTCGACCACCCTCACAGCAACAACTCATTCAGCCACAGCTGAAGCGGCCCAGCTCCCTGACAGACCTGAGCCATGCCCACgaagagcaggaggtggagttCCTCAAGCTGCAGGTTGCTGAGCAACGCGGCATCATTGATGAGCTCATGCAG GAACGTGACCGATTGGTGATGAGCAAAAAGACCAAGAGGAAACCATTCAAACTGTCAAAA AGGCATGTTGTGGAGACATATTTTGGATTTGATGAGGAGTCGATAGACTCCGAGACCTCTTCTCTCACATCCTATAACACTGACCTCACTGACCGCACACCTGCAACTCCAGAGGAAGATTTGGAAGAG AGTGTTTCCCGTGAAGAGTCAGAGCTTCGTTTCCGTCAGCTCACCAGAGAATACCAGGCTCTTCAGCGGGCCTACGCCCTCCTTCAGGAACAGACTGGAGGCTCCCTGGATGCCGAGAGGGAGGCCAGG ACAcgtgaacagctgcagctggagcttaGCAGCTGCCAGGCCAAGATCATGGATCTAGAAAAGGCCCTGGCCGAGAGGGGGCAG GATTCGAAGTGGGTAGAGGAAAAGCAGTACTTGCTCAGGACCAACCAGGAACTTCATGAGAAG atcGGTGTGTTGCAGCAGGCCCAGTCGCGGCTGCAGGCTGAAGTCCAGGATGCCCGGGACCAGAACGAGCTGCTGGAGTTCAGGGTGCTAGAACTGGAA GAGAGGGAGCGCAGATCTCCTGCCCTCAACCTGCACATGTCTGCGTTCcctgagaacagcagcagtgcCCTGCAGATCTACTGCCACCAGGAGGGAGTCAAG GATGTAATTATTCCTGAGCTGATGAAGAAACTGGATATCTTGGGGGATAATGGG AATCTCAGAAATGAAGAGCAGGTAGCTGTGATCCAGGCCGGAACCGTGATCTCTCTGTGTGAAAAG TGGCTGAAGCAAATAGACAGCACCGAGGCCGCTTTGACACAGAAGATGATTGATCTGGAAAATGACAAG GAGCTGTTTAGTAAGCAGAAAGGATTCcttgaggaggagctggactacAGGAAGCAGGCCTTGGACCAGGCATATATG AGAATTagagagctggaggacaggCTTGACATGCAAAAGAGACAAATAAAGGAAATAGAAGAAAAG tttttgttcctttttttgtttttctctttagcATTTATTCTTTGGCCTTAA